A window of the Molothrus ater isolate BHLD 08-10-18 breed brown headed cowbird chromosome 16, BPBGC_Mater_1.1, whole genome shotgun sequence genome harbors these coding sequences:
- the DEXI gene encoding dexamethasone-induced protein yields the protein MTAAVSARLDSVESWAFHALLVLPYMFYVGLFFVNVLILYYAFLMEYIVLNVGIVFLPEDMDQALVDLGMLSDPGSVLYETDSELDVFDGYLE from the coding sequence ATGACCGCCGCGGTCTCCGCACGTCTGGATTCGGTGGAGTCCTGGGCCTTCCATgcgctgctggtgctgccctaTATGTTTTACGTGGGCTTGTTTTTTGTCAATGTGCTGATCCTGTACTATGCCTTCCTGATGGAGTACATCGTCCTCAATGTGGGCATCGTTTTCCTGCCCGAGGATATGGACCAGGCTCTGGTGGATCTGGGGATGCTTTCCGACCCTGGCTCCGTGCTCTACGAGACGGACAGCGAGCTGGATGTGTTTGACGGGTACTTGGAGTGA